A DNA window from Luteolibacter luteus contains the following coding sequences:
- a CDS encoding acyl-CoA dehydrogenase family protein, giving the protein MKAAPEAPPSSPKAGPDRGVPDKRPEPASDSIIDTTKMSAGQRAALELAESSRDSRELSGFAASLFDGSPDFRAIFPFPMQDPAAKAEGDAFLEKLGAFLRDKTDPDAIDREGEIPDEVIGGLATLGAFGIKIPKELGGLGLSQTNYSRAAMLLGGHCGNLTALLSAHQSIGIPQPLIAFGTDEQKKKYLPRCASGDISAFALTETEVGSDPARMKTSAKLSEDGSHWVLDGEKLWCTNGLKAKHLIVMARTPLPDKPNAITAFIVETSWPGVEIVTRCHFMGLKALYNGVIRFSGVKIPRENVVAGEGKGLKVALTTLNTGRLTLPAACVGLIDRCLEIALDWSRNREQWGQAIGKHEAIAGKLADLAADAFATEAMVRYTSALVDVDKHADIRLEAAMAKLWGTEAGWRAADSTMQIKGGRGYETADSLRARGDKPDPIERLLRDSRINTIFEGSTEIMHLFIAREALDPHLRRGAAALDSRKATGDRLNAAVKAGLFYAKWYPVRWLPASSHLPHDLDSGLAKGMRDVAKLSRKLARTLFHSMAKNGPKLERRQLLLGRLVDIGSELLAMSAAAAYAHALGDERSIQTARFVCRRGKQRIEALFTEASKAPDSDAYRLAKKLLGKD; this is encoded by the coding sequence ATGAAAGCAGCACCCGAAGCCCCACCCTCGTCACCTAAGGCTGGACCGGACCGCGGTGTTCCCGACAAGCGTCCCGAACCCGCAAGCGACTCAATCATCGACACGACAAAGATGTCGGCTGGCCAGCGGGCGGCGCTGGAGCTGGCGGAGTCATCCCGGGATAGCCGAGAATTGAGCGGTTTCGCCGCTTCGCTCTTCGATGGCTCACCGGATTTCAGGGCGATCTTTCCCTTCCCCATGCAAGACCCTGCGGCCAAGGCCGAGGGCGATGCCTTCCTCGAGAAGCTCGGCGCCTTTCTCCGCGACAAGACCGACCCCGATGCCATCGACCGCGAGGGCGAGATTCCGGATGAGGTGATTGGCGGCCTCGCCACCTTGGGCGCCTTCGGGATCAAGATCCCGAAGGAACTCGGCGGCCTCGGGCTTTCGCAGACCAATTACTCCCGCGCCGCGATGCTTCTCGGCGGCCACTGCGGGAACCTCACGGCACTGCTTTCCGCCCACCAATCGATCGGAATTCCGCAGCCGCTGATCGCCTTCGGCACCGACGAGCAGAAAAAGAAATATCTGCCGCGCTGCGCCAGCGGTGACATCTCGGCCTTCGCCCTCACGGAGACGGAGGTCGGCTCCGACCCCGCGCGGATGAAGACCTCTGCCAAGCTCTCCGAGGATGGCAGCCACTGGGTACTCGATGGCGAGAAGCTGTGGTGCACCAACGGCCTCAAGGCGAAGCACCTGATCGTGATGGCCCGCACCCCGTTGCCGGACAAGCCGAATGCGATCACCGCTTTCATCGTCGAGACCTCGTGGCCGGGCGTGGAGATCGTGACGCGTTGCCACTTCATGGGCCTGAAGGCGCTCTACAACGGCGTGATCCGCTTCAGCGGCGTGAAAATCCCGCGCGAGAACGTCGTCGCGGGCGAGGGCAAGGGCCTCAAGGTTGCTCTGACCACGCTCAATACCGGGCGCCTCACCTTGCCAGCTGCTTGCGTGGGCCTGATCGATCGCTGCTTGGAAATCGCCCTCGATTGGTCGCGGAATCGCGAGCAGTGGGGCCAAGCGATCGGCAAGCATGAGGCAATCGCCGGCAAGCTCGCCGACCTCGCGGCGGATGCCTTCGCCACCGAAGCCATGGTCCGCTACACCTCGGCCTTGGTCGATGTCGACAAGCACGCCGACATCCGCCTCGAAGCCGCGATGGCCAAGCTGTGGGGCACCGAGGCCGGCTGGCGTGCTGCGGACAGCACCATGCAGATCAAGGGTGGCCGCGGCTATGAAACTGCGGATTCCCTCCGCGCCCGCGGCGACAAACCCGACCCCATCGAACGCCTGCTGCGCGACAGCCGCATCAACACGATTTTCGAAGGCTCCACGGAGATCATGCATCTCTTCATCGCCCGTGAAGCGCTGGATCCACACTTGCGCCGGGGTGCCGCCGCACTCGATAGCCGCAAGGCCACCGGTGATCGCCTCAACGCGGCCGTGAAGGCAGGACTCTTCTACGCGAAGTGGTATCCCGTCCGCTGGCTCCCTGCATCATCTCACCTACCTCACGACCTCGACTCCGGTCTTGCGAAGGGAATGCGCGATGTCGCGAAACTCAGCCGCAAGCTTGCGCGAACGCTCTTCCATTCAATGGCGAAGAACGGCCCGAAGCTTGAACGCCGCCAGCTTTTGCTGGGTCGTCTCGTGGACATCGGCTCCGAGTTGCTCGCCATGAGCGCCGCCGCGGCTTATGCCCATGCCCTCGGCGACGAAAGATCGATCCAAACGGCCCGCTTTGTCTGCCGTCGCGGCAAGCAACGCATCGAGGCCCTCTTCACCGAAGCATCCAAAGCACCGGACTCCGACGCCTACCGTCTCGCGAAGAAGCTGCTCGGGAAGGACTGA
- a CDS encoding 3-hydroxyacyl-CoA dehydrogenase NAD-binding domain-containing protein — translation MNHLQLQTHGNYAILTFDREGSSANIFDRPALVELSEKLDALAAHPELKGLVIRSAKPTIFVAGADLKVLSSVEGAELRDLIELGQATFEKLAHLPYATIAAINGACVGGGFELALACDWRVASDAPATKIGLPETSLGILPAWGGTTRLPRLIGLPAALPLILGGKIMNARAAKAKGLVDEVVAPENLDQVALTYLTKGKRRVKSHRLSNSALTAPLIEAKAKHDLMAKTRGLYPAQLAALEVASNAAHGLVSDGLHHEREAILRLAGRPETHQLMRLFFLQERAKKHRVVEAEPKTIGRCAVIGAGVMGSGIAYWLSTRGHEVVLREVNEEALARGMKVISKNYADARKHHVLTEHQVNRGMDRLFPTSQPVPLDRCDLVIEAAVEKLEIKKKIFADLATRTRPDTILATNTSALPIRELAESIPNPERLVGLHFFNPVHRMPLVEVVRSSHTSDTVLATAVAFVRSIGKLPVVVKDSPGFLVNRILMPYLVEAAQLFERGGDPQQIDDAMLDFGMPMGPLRLLDEVGLDVAGDVAKTLADAFPDRMKIPEVLGLLVSAGHTGRKSGSGFFNYDGHRTSTNPIALALRTGKEAAPADIASHLAMAMSREARMCLDEGIAGTADDIDLAMVLGTGYAPFRGGPMQYALDVASRPRGGTNPNNPKSHESSTRSPTLVT, via the coding sequence ATGAATCACCTTCAACTCCAGACCCACGGCAACTACGCGATCCTCACCTTCGACCGCGAAGGTTCTTCGGCGAATATCTTCGACAGGCCCGCGCTCGTGGAGCTTTCCGAAAAGCTGGATGCCCTTGCCGCGCATCCGGAACTGAAGGGTTTGGTGATCCGCTCTGCCAAGCCAACGATCTTCGTCGCGGGCGCCGACCTCAAGGTGCTGTCCTCGGTCGAAGGAGCCGAACTCCGCGATCTGATCGAACTTGGCCAGGCAACCTTCGAGAAGCTGGCCCACCTCCCCTATGCCACGATTGCCGCAATCAACGGCGCTTGTGTCGGCGGTGGTTTCGAACTCGCCTTGGCCTGCGATTGGCGTGTGGCCAGTGATGCCCCGGCAACGAAGATCGGCCTGCCGGAGACCAGCTTGGGCATCCTCCCCGCATGGGGCGGCACGACCCGACTGCCGCGTCTGATCGGCCTGCCAGCCGCCCTGCCGCTGATCCTTGGAGGCAAGATCATGAATGCCCGCGCCGCAAAGGCGAAAGGCCTGGTGGACGAGGTCGTCGCACCGGAAAATCTCGATCAAGTCGCTCTCACCTACCTCACCAAAGGCAAGCGTCGGGTGAAGAGCCATCGGCTTTCCAACAGTGCCCTCACTGCGCCCTTGATCGAGGCGAAGGCGAAGCATGACCTGATGGCGAAAACCCGCGGGCTTTATCCTGCGCAGCTTGCCGCGCTGGAGGTGGCATCGAATGCCGCCCATGGCCTTGTTTCCGACGGCCTTCACCACGAGCGCGAGGCAATTCTACGGCTCGCGGGACGCCCGGAGACCCATCAGCTGATGAGACTCTTCTTCCTGCAAGAGCGCGCGAAGAAGCATCGCGTGGTGGAAGCGGAGCCGAAGACCATCGGTCGCTGCGCCGTGATCGGTGCGGGGGTGATGGGCTCGGGCATCGCCTACTGGCTCAGCACCCGCGGCCACGAGGTGGTGCTTCGTGAAGTGAACGAAGAAGCACTGGCCCGCGGCATGAAGGTCATCTCGAAGAACTATGCCGATGCCCGCAAGCATCACGTGCTCACCGAGCATCAGGTGAATCGGGGAATGGACCGCCTCTTCCCGACCTCCCAGCCGGTGCCCTTGGACCGCTGCGATCTGGTGATCGAGGCTGCTGTGGAGAAACTGGAGATCAAGAAGAAGATCTTCGCCGATCTCGCCACCCGGACCCGCCCCGACACGATCCTTGCGACAAACACTTCGGCTCTCCCGATCCGGGAACTTGCGGAATCCATCCCCAATCCGGAGCGCTTGGTCGGCTTGCACTTCTTCAATCCCGTGCACCGCATGCCACTCGTCGAAGTGGTGCGCTCCTCCCACACCTCCGACACCGTGCTGGCTACCGCCGTCGCCTTCGTCCGCTCGATCGGCAAGCTGCCGGTGGTGGTGAAGGATTCCCCGGGATTCCTGGTGAACCGCATCCTGATGCCTTACCTGGTGGAAGCAGCGCAACTCTTCGAACGCGGTGGCGATCCCCAGCAGATTGATGATGCGATGCTCGACTTCGGCATGCCGATGGGCCCCTTGCGCCTGCTCGACGAGGTCGGACTTGATGTCGCGGGCGATGTGGCAAAAACCCTCGCCGATGCCTTTCCCGACCGCATGAAGATCCCTGAAGTCCTTGGACTGCTTGTTTCTGCGGGACACACCGGCCGCAAGTCCGGGTCCGGATTTTTCAATTACGATGGACACCGTACTTCGACGAATCCGATCGCGCTCGCGCTGCGCACCGGCAAGGAAGCCGCCCCGGCGGACATCGCCTCGCATCTTGCGATGGCCATGAGCCGCGAGGCACGCATGTGCCTGGATGAAGGCATCGCCGGGACCGCTGATGACATCGACCTCGCGATGGTTCTGGGCACCGGTTACGCGCCATTCCGCGGCGGTCCGATGCAATACGCTCTCGATGTGGCAAGCCGCCCCAGGGGCGGAACCAACCCCAACAATCCGAAATCCCATGAAAGCAGCACCCGAAGCCCCACCCTCGTCACCTAA
- a CDS encoding thiolase family protein has product MADLHIIAGLRTPFTRMGTDFDELGADDLGRHACSALLLRTGIDPGLIDEVIIGCVAQPAEAANIARVIALRSGVPEKVPAVTVHRNCASGMEAITAAHQRMMAGQGDLFLVGGAESMSQVPLFYSHTASNKFGALSRAKEFGQKVGAVATLRPADLKPRVGLQLGLTDPYSGLIMGDTAELLAREFHITREQQDAFAAASHRKALAATDRRAEEIAPVHQSGKSVDLDNGVRQDSTPEKLGKLRPIFDTHGGSVTAGNSSQITDGAVALLVGSEDAAKRLGIEPLGRLTGYAYTGCDPKRMGLGPVHAIAKARQITGLTPDDADLIEINEAFAAQVLAVLAALKDPSICGQELQATEIPHEKLNRLGGAIALGHPVGATGARLVLTALHQLRETGGKRALASLCVGGGQGAALWLER; this is encoded by the coding sequence ATGGCAGATCTTCATATCATCGCCGGCCTCCGGACACCCTTCACCCGGATGGGCACCGATTTCGACGAGCTCGGCGCAGACGACCTCGGACGCCACGCCTGCAGCGCCTTGCTGCTGCGCACCGGCATTGATCCGGGCCTCATCGACGAGGTCATCATCGGCTGCGTGGCCCAACCGGCGGAAGCCGCGAACATCGCCCGCGTGATCGCCCTTCGTTCCGGCGTTCCGGAGAAAGTGCCCGCCGTGACCGTGCATCGGAACTGCGCTTCCGGGATGGAAGCCATCACCGCTGCCCATCAGCGCATGATGGCCGGGCAAGGTGACCTCTTCCTTGTGGGCGGGGCTGAGAGCATGTCCCAAGTGCCATTGTTTTATTCTCACACGGCTTCCAACAAATTCGGTGCCCTTTCCCGCGCCAAGGAGTTCGGCCAGAAGGTCGGAGCTGTCGCAACACTTCGTCCGGCGGATCTCAAGCCACGCGTCGGACTGCAACTTGGCCTGACCGATCCTTACAGCGGGCTCATCATGGGCGACACCGCGGAGCTTCTTGCCCGGGAATTCCACATCACCCGCGAGCAGCAGGACGCCTTCGCCGCAGCCTCACATCGCAAGGCGCTCGCCGCCACCGATCGCCGTGCGGAGGAAATCGCCCCCGTACATCAGTCGGGCAAGTCCGTGGATCTCGACAATGGCGTGCGTCAGGACTCCACACCGGAGAAGCTGGGGAAGCTCCGCCCGATCTTCGACACCCATGGTGGCAGCGTTACCGCAGGCAATAGCTCCCAAATCACCGACGGAGCCGTGGCGCTTCTCGTCGGCAGCGAGGACGCGGCGAAGCGCCTCGGCATCGAACCGCTCGGCCGGCTCACCGGCTATGCTTACACTGGCTGCGATCCGAAACGCATGGGACTCGGTCCCGTGCATGCCATCGCAAAGGCACGCCAGATCACCGGCCTTACCCCGGATGACGCGGACTTGATCGAGATCAACGAGGCTTTCGCAGCCCAAGTGCTTGCCGTGCTCGCCGCGTTGAAAGACCCCTCGATCTGCGGACAGGAACTCCAAGCCACCGAGATCCCGCATGAGAAACTGAACCGCCTCGGCGGTGCCATCGCCCTGGGCCATCCGGTCGGGGCCACAGGCGCCCGTCTGGTTCTTACCGCACTCCATCAACTCCGCGAAACCGGCGGCAAGCGCGCTCTCGCCTCCCTCTGCGTCGGCGGTGGCCAAGGTGCGGCACTTTGGCTCGAACGCTAA